One segment of Acipenser ruthenus unplaced genomic scaffold, fAciRut3.2 maternal haplotype, whole genome shotgun sequence DNA contains the following:
- the LOC117410173 gene encoding calcium-binding protein 2-like isoform X1, producing MGNCTKSSMKNKLQKGSVEGGGVLTAAMGGVASRMERAEPGEGEELGEESEREFAEPLCTLVQNCTMLHGLAGPACIFLRHGFGQAQLDRELRPEEIEELKEAFKEFDKNRKGFVSCKDLGECMRTMGYMPTEMELIELSQQISGGKVDFDDFVELMGPKMLAETADMIGVKELRDAFRQFDSNKDGQISTAELREAMKKLMGQQLNPREIDEIVKDVDLNGDGLVDFEEFVRMMSR from the exons atgggTAACTGTACCAAATCATCAATGAAGAACAAACTACAAAAG GGCTCGGTCGAGGGAGGAGGGGTCCTGACTGCTGCGATGGGGGGTGTGGCCTCTCGCATGGAGAGGGCGGAACCCGGCGAGGGGGAGGAGTTGGGGGAGGAGTCAGAGCGGGAGTTCGCTGAGCCGCTGTGTACGCTGGTTCAGAACTGCACCATGCTGCACGGACTCGCGGGTCCAGCCTGCATCTTCCTGCGGCATGGCTTCGGTCAGGCACAGCTC GACAGGGAGCTGCGACCTGAGGAAATCGAAG agctgaaggaggCGTTTAAGGAGTTTGATAAGAACCGCAAGGGCTTCGTCAGCTGCAAGGACCTGGGGGAGTGCATGAGGACCATGGGATACATGCCCACTGAGATGGAGCTGATCGAACTGAGCCAGCAgatca GTGGCGGGAAGGTGGATTTCGATGACTTTGTGGAGCTGATGGGCCCCAAGATGCTGGCAGAGACTGCGGACATGATCGGGGTGAAGGAGCTGAGGGACGCCTTCAGACAG ttTGACTCTAACAAGGACGGTCAGATCAGCACAGCGGAGCTCAGAGAAGCCATGAAGAAGCTGATGGGGCAGCAACTGAACCCCCGAGAGATCGACGAGATCGTGAAGGACGTGGATCTGAACGGAGACGGGCTGGTCGACTTcgagg aGTTTGTGCGCATGATGTCTCGCTGA
- the LOC117410173 gene encoding calcium-binding protein 2-like isoform X2, translated as MGNCTKSSMKNKLQKDRELRPEEIEELKEAFKEFDKNRKGFVSCKDLGECMRTMGYMPTEMELIELSQQISGGKVDFDDFVELMGPKMLAETADMIGVKELRDAFRQFDSNKDGQISTAELREAMKKLMGQQLNPREIDEIVKDVDLNGDGLVDFEEFVRMMSR; from the exons atgggTAACTGTACCAAATCATCAATGAAGAACAAACTACAAAAG GACAGGGAGCTGCGACCTGAGGAAATCGAAG agctgaaggaggCGTTTAAGGAGTTTGATAAGAACCGCAAGGGCTTCGTCAGCTGCAAGGACCTGGGGGAGTGCATGAGGACCATGGGATACATGCCCACTGAGATGGAGCTGATCGAACTGAGCCAGCAgatca GTGGCGGGAAGGTGGATTTCGATGACTTTGTGGAGCTGATGGGCCCCAAGATGCTGGCAGAGACTGCGGACATGATCGGGGTGAAGGAGCTGAGGGACGCCTTCAGACAG ttTGACTCTAACAAGGACGGTCAGATCAGCACAGCGGAGCTCAGAGAAGCCATGAAGAAGCTGATGGGGCAGCAACTGAACCCCCGAGAGATCGACGAGATCGTGAAGGACGTGGATCTGAACGGAGACGGGCTGGTCGACTTcgagg aGTTTGTGCGCATGATGTCTCGCTGA